One stretch of Oscillospiraceae bacterium DNA includes these proteins:
- a CDS encoding DUF4180 domain-containing protein → MTTKTIGDLAVIHSDTPLITDAQSALDLIASVGFEYDVTKIAINKAAISEDFYRLSTGLAGQVVQKFVNYGYRLAIIGNFSGYTSKPLRDYIYECNNGRHLNFVADEDEAVRKLGG, encoded by the coding sequence ATGACCACGAAAACAATCGGTGATCTCGCCGTTATCCATAGCGACACGCCGCTCATCACCGATGCACAATCCGCGCTTGACCTGATTGCGTCCGTCGGCTTCGAGTATGACGTCACAAAAATCGCAATCAACAAAGCTGCCATTAGCGAGGACTTCTATAGGTTGTCCACAGGCTTGGCGGGCCAGGTCGTGCAGAAGTTCGTCAACTACGGCTATCGGCTTGCAATCATAGGCAACTTTTCGGGATATACGAGCAAGCCGCTCCGCGACTACATTTACGAGTGCAACAACGGCAGGCACCTTAACTTCGTGGCAGACGAGGATGAAGCGGTTCGGAAGTTGGGGGGATAG
- a CDS encoding DUF1697 domain-containing protein, protein MATYCAFLRGVNIGDKTMKMAEACDVLKAAGLTGVLSVLATGNLIFQSDKPQSELRGLLEQVLTNHYKDSVSLFVKSKDEISAYLSSVPFEDSADLHIYAFVCETGFENTLLEEFGKITPTEGEAAEISNGLFYWQCRKGATLDSGFSKILGRKNMKDKFTSRNIDTIAKVEAKMK, encoded by the coding sequence ATGGCAACCTACTGTGCATTTTTAAGAGGCGTGAATATCGGTGACAAGACGATGAAAATGGCCGAAGCCTGCGATGTGCTGAAAGCGGCGGGGCTTACGGGTGTTTTATCGGTGCTGGCTACGGGCAACCTGATATTTCAGTCCGACAAACCTCAGAGCGAGTTGCGGGGCTTACTTGAACAAGTTCTCACCAACCACTATAAGGACAGCGTAAGCCTGTTCGTGAAAAGTAAAGATGAGATATCGGCGTATCTATCTTCCGTGCCGTTTGAGGACAGCGCCGACCTTCATATCTATGCTTTTGTGTGTGAGACAGGATTTGAAAACACCCTGCTTGAAGAGTTCGGAAAGATAACTCCTACCGAGGGGGAAGCCGCTGAAATCAGCAACGGTCTGTTTTACTGGCAGTGCCGCAAAGGGGCCACACTTGATTCAGGGTTCTCAAAAATCCTCGGACGCAAGAACATGAAGGATAAGTTCACCAGCCGAAACATCGACACGATAGCGAAAGTGGAGGCAAAGAT